A stretch of the Lolium perenne isolate Kyuss_39 chromosome 3, Kyuss_2.0, whole genome shotgun sequence genome encodes the following:
- the LOC127343167 gene encoding long chain acyl-CoA synthetase 4, whose protein sequence is MSEMQHVVKVEEGGPAADGRPSVGPTYRSAFARDGFPAPVPGLDSCYDIFRMAVEKYPNNKMLGRRAIVDGKAGAYEWKTYKEVFGIASKIGNSIRSCGLTKGSRCGIYGANSPEWIITMEACNAHGIYCVPLYDTLGAGAIEFILCHAEVEIAFAEEKKVDELLKTFPKSTEFLKTIVSFGNVTQEQKEEVSKCGLSIYSWNEFLSLAGDQEFDLPVKQRTDICTIMYTSGTTGDPKGVLISNASIICLIAGVDRLLNSVNERLEETDVYMSYLPLAHIFDRVVEELFMFHGASIGFWRGDVKLLVEDIGTLKPTILCAVPRVLDRIFSGLQAKISAGGFIKSTMFNLAYKFKQFRMMRGAKHTEAAAICDKVVFSKVKEGLGGNVRVILSGAAPLATHVEEYLRVVTCAHVLQGYGLTETCAGSFVSLPNQMSMIGTVGPPVPNIDARLESVPEMNYDALASTPRGEICIKGETLFSGYYRREDLTQEVLVDGWFHTGDIGEWQPDGSMKIIDRKKNIFKLSQGEYVAVENLENIYGVVSAIDSIWVYGNSFESFLVAVVNPNKEALESWAEANGISGDFEALCENPKAKEYILAELSKTGKEKKLKGFEFIRAVHLDPVPFDMERDLITPTYKRKRPQLLKYYQGAIDNMYKSAK, encoded by the exons ATGTCGGAGATGCAGCACGTGGTGAAGGTCGAGGAGGGCGGACCGGCCGCCGACGGCCGGCCCTCCGTGGGGCCCACCTACCGGAGCGCCTTCGCCCGCGACGGCTTCCCGGCCCCCGTCCCCGGCCTCGACAGCTGCTACGACATCTTCCG GATGGCCGTGGAGAAGTATCCAAACAACAAAATGCTTGGCcgccgtgccattgttgacgggaAG GCTGGTGCATACGAATGGAAGACATATAAGGAGGTGTTTGGCATTGCGAGCAAAATTGGTAACTCTATTAGGAGCTGTGGACTCACAAAG GGTAGCCGTTGCGGTATATATGGTGCTAATAGTCCTGAATGGATTATCACGATGGAG GCTTGTAATGCCCATGGAATCTACTGTGTTCCATTATATGACACTCTTG GGGCTGGTGCGATAGAGTTTATTTTGTGCCATGCAGAAGTTGAAATTGCTTTTGCAGAAGAGAAGAAAGTTGATGAG CTCTTGAAGACATTTCCCAAGTCAACCGAGTTCTTGAAAA CTATTGTGAGTTTTGGCAACGTGactcaagaacaaaaggaagaagtTTCCAAGTGTGGGCTGTCAATATACTCATGGAATGAGTTCCTTTCTTTG GCAGGTGACCAAGAATTTGATCTTCCAGTGAAGCAAAGGACAGATATATGTACTATAATGTATACTAGTGGAACTACTGGTGATCCCAAAGGTGTGCTGATCTCCAATGCGAGCATTATCTGTCTCATCGCAGGTGTAGACCGTCTGCTTAACTCTGTAAACGAGCGG CTGGAGGAAACCGATGTTTACATGTCTTACCTTCCTCTTGCTCATATCTTTGACCGAGTTGTGGAAGAGCTGTTTATGTTCCATGGTGCATCTATTGGATTTTGGCGTGGG GATGTTAAGTTACTGGTTGAGGATATTGGGACACTGAAACCAACTATCTTATGTGCTGTTCCACGTGTTCTTGAtcggatattttctg GGCTTCAAGCTAAAATTTCAGCTGGTGGTTTCATAAAGAGCACAATGTTCAATCTTGCATACAAATT CAAGCAATTTAGAATGATGAGGGGAGCTAAGCACACTGAAGCTGCTGCAATATGTGACAAAGTAGTTTTCAGTAAG GTGAAAGAAGGTCTTGGAGGAAATGTTCGTGTTATTTTATCtggagcggccccacttgccactcATGTGGAAGAATACCTGCGTGTGGTGACATGCGCACATGTTTTACAAGGATACG GTCTCACGGAAACATGTGCTGGATCCTTTGTCTCGCTACCAAATCAGATGTCCATGATAGGGACTGTTGGTCCTCCAGTGCCAAATATTGATGCCCGTCTCGAATCTGTCCCTGAAATGAATTATGATGCACTTGCAAGCACACCCCGTGGAGAAATCTGCATCAAGGGAGAAACATTATTCTCAGGGTACTACAGGCGTGAAGACCTTACGCAGGAGGTTTTGGTTGATGGATGGTTCCATACAG GAGACATTGGTGAGTGGCAACCTGATGGAAGTATGAAAATCATAGATCGCAAAAAGAACATCTTCAAGCTTTCACAAGGAGAATATGTGGCAGTTGAAAATTTGGAGAACATTTACGGTGTCGTTTCTGCTATAGACTCG ATATGGGTATATGGCAATAGTTTCGAGTCATTCCTTGTTGCCGTAGTCAATCCtaacaaggaagctcttgagagctGGGCTGAGGCAAATGGAATCAGTGGTGATTTTGAGGCACTGTGTGAGAATCCAAAAGCAAAAGAGTACATTTTGGCAGAACTTTCAAAAACAGGAAAAGAGAAGAAG CTCAAAGGTTTTGAATTCATAAGAGCTGTACATCTTGACCCAGTGCCGTTTGACATGGAACGCGACTTGATCACTCCAACATATAAAAGGAAGCGACCACAATTGCTCAAGTACTACCAG GGCGCGATCGACAACATGTACAAAAGTGCTAAATGA